The Panicum hallii strain FIL2 chromosome 9, PHallii_v3.1, whole genome shotgun sequence genome has a window encoding:
- the LOC112877550 gene encoding SKP1-like protein 21 isoform X1: MSESELAVIKPEALKTYIWLQCFDGSIQQVEEEVAMFCPMICREIVKNGTGSSKNHAIALPERVNPASLSLILDYCRFHQVPGRSNKERKSFDEKFVRIDTERLCELTSAADSLQLKPLVDLTSRALARIIEGKTPEEIRDIFHLPDDLTEEEKLEPLKNINDDPRIRLLNRLYAKKRKELQERQKLKDVQVQEEQKDERSLDELLCFINGDGGSGGGKAAKSKKKNKRRKDQAKNPPKADSEPVNKEGAVCVVPRKVDNCNISRLPCQSPDIQDDVEDPFEDADLDDGLDPAMKEELDREVEDFARRLNSVWPERMHLEQDRRIESHIGGNGSLQRFTGSEDGKQRRFVDIELGRELKTKLATWHLSVGNA, translated from the exons ATGTCCGAGAGCGAGTTAGCAGTAATAAAACCAGAG GCATTGAagacttatatttggcttcagTGCTTTGATGGTTCCATACAACAAGTGGAGGAGGAGGTTGCGATGTTCTGCCCCATGATATGTCGGGAAATAGTGAAAAATGGCACAGGGTCATCCAAAAATCATGCCATTGCTCTCCCTGAAAGAGTTAATCCGGCCAGTTTGAGTTTAATTCTTGACTACTGTCGGTTTCATCAGGTCCCTGGGCGCTCAAACAAG GAGCGGAAGTCATTTGATGAAAAGTTTGTTAGGATAGACACAGAAAGACTCTGTGAATTGACTTCTGCAGCAGACAGTCTACAGTTAAAGCCACTTGTTGATCTTACTAGTCGAGCTCTTGCTCGAATAATTGAAGGAAAAACACCTGAGGAAATTCGTGACATTTTCCATTTACCAGATGACTTAACAGAG GAAGAGAAATTGGAGCCTCTAAAAAATATAAATGATGATCCTAGGATTCGCTTATTGAACCGATTGTATGCAAAGAAGCGCAAAGAGCTCCAGGAACGCCAGAAGCTAAAG GATGTTCAAGTACAAGAAGAACAAAAAGATGAGAGATCTTTGGATGAGTTACTTTGTTTTATAAACGGAGATGGAG GTTCTGGTGGTGGGAAAGCTGCCAAGAGTAAGAAAAAGAATAAAAGGAGGAAGGATCAAGCTAAGAATCCCCCAAAAGCTGACTCTGAACCTGTAAATAAG GAGGGAGCTGTTTGTGTGGTTCCGCGCAAAGTGGATAATTGCAATATATCTAGACTTCCGTGCCAAAGTCCAGATATACAAGATGATGTCGAGGATCCCTTTGAAGATGCTGACCTCGATGATGGACTTGATCCTGCAATGAAAGAAGAGCTTGATAG AGAAGTGGAAGACTTTGCAAGGAGGTTGAATTCAGTGTGGCCTGAAAGAATGCATCTGGAACAGGACAGAAGGATCGAGTCACATATTGGTGGTAATGGTTCTCTGCAGAGATTTACTG GATCAGAAGACGGGAAGCAGAGGAGATTTGTGGACATAGAGCTTGGAAGAGAGCTAAAGACCAAACTGGCCACCTGGCACCTGAGTGTTGGAAATGCATGA
- the LOC112877550 gene encoding SKP1-like protein 21 isoform X2 has protein sequence MSESELAVIKPEALKTYIWLQCFDGSIQQVEEEVAMFCPMICREIVKNGTGSSKNHAIALPERVNPASLSLILDYCRFHQVPGRSNKERKSFDEKFVRIDTERLCELTSAADSLQLKPLVDLTSRALARIIEGKTPEEIRDIFHLPDDLTEEEKLEPLKNINDDPRIRLLNRLYAKKRKELQERQKLKDVQVQEEQKDERSLDELLCFINGDGGSGGGKAAKSKKKNKRRKDQAKNPPKADSEPVNKEGAVCVVPRKVDNCNISRLPCQSPDIQDDVEDPFEDADLDDGLDPAMKEELDREVEDFARRLNSVWPERMHLEQDRRIESHIGGNGSLQRFTGFNHR, from the exons ATGTCCGAGAGCGAGTTAGCAGTAATAAAACCAGAG GCATTGAagacttatatttggcttcagTGCTTTGATGGTTCCATACAACAAGTGGAGGAGGAGGTTGCGATGTTCTGCCCCATGATATGTCGGGAAATAGTGAAAAATGGCACAGGGTCATCCAAAAATCATGCCATTGCTCTCCCTGAAAGAGTTAATCCGGCCAGTTTGAGTTTAATTCTTGACTACTGTCGGTTTCATCAGGTCCCTGGGCGCTCAAACAAG GAGCGGAAGTCATTTGATGAAAAGTTTGTTAGGATAGACACAGAAAGACTCTGTGAATTGACTTCTGCAGCAGACAGTCTACAGTTAAAGCCACTTGTTGATCTTACTAGTCGAGCTCTTGCTCGAATAATTGAAGGAAAAACACCTGAGGAAATTCGTGACATTTTCCATTTACCAGATGACTTAACAGAG GAAGAGAAATTGGAGCCTCTAAAAAATATAAATGATGATCCTAGGATTCGCTTATTGAACCGATTGTATGCAAAGAAGCGCAAAGAGCTCCAGGAACGCCAGAAGCTAAAG GATGTTCAAGTACAAGAAGAACAAAAAGATGAGAGATCTTTGGATGAGTTACTTTGTTTTATAAACGGAGATGGAG GTTCTGGTGGTGGGAAAGCTGCCAAGAGTAAGAAAAAGAATAAAAGGAGGAAGGATCAAGCTAAGAATCCCCCAAAAGCTGACTCTGAACCTGTAAATAAG GAGGGAGCTGTTTGTGTGGTTCCGCGCAAAGTGGATAATTGCAATATATCTAGACTTCCGTGCCAAAGTCCAGATATACAAGATGATGTCGAGGATCCCTTTGAAGATGCTGACCTCGATGATGGACTTGATCCTGCAATGAAAGAAGAGCTTGATAG AGAAGTGGAAGACTTTGCAAGGAGGTTGAATTCAGTGTGGCCTGAAAGAATGCATCTGGAACAGGACAGAAGGATCGAGTCACATATTGGTGGTAATGGTTCTCTGCAGAGATTTACTG GGTTCAATCACAGGTGA
- the LOC112876103 gene encoding expansin-B11-like has product MAAASTHLVAVAVVLAALVGGAWCGPPKVPLGKNISADCDGKWLEAKATWYGKPTGAGPDDNGGACGYKEVNNAPFNSMGACGNSPIFKDGLGCGSCYEIKCDKPAECSGEPVIVYITDMNYEPIAAYHFDLAGTAFGAMAKKGEEEKLRKAGIIDMQFRRVKCKYPADTKIAFHVEKGCNPNYLALLVKYAAGDGDIVDVDIKEKGAKEYQSLKHSWGAIWRMDTPKPIKGPISIRITSEGGKTLEQEDVIPEGWKPDTLYPSKLQF; this is encoded by the coding sequence atggcggcggcgtcgaCGCATCTTGttgcggtggcggtggtgctcgCGGCGCTGGTGGGCGGAGCATGGTGCGGTCCGCCCAAGGTTCCCCTGGGCAAGAACATCTCGGCAGACTGCGACGGCAAGTGGCTGGAGGCCAAGGCGACGTGGTACGGCAAGCCGACAGGCGCGGGGCCCGACGACAACGGCGGCGCCTGCGGGTACAAGGAGGTGAACAACGCTCCCTTCAATAGCATGGGGGCGTGCGGCAACTCGCCCATCTTCAAGGACGGCCTCGGCTGCGGCTCCTGCTACGAGATCAAGTGCGACAAGCCCGCTGagtgctccggcgagcccgtCATCGTCTACATCACCGACATGAACTACGAGCCCATCGCCGCCTACCACTTCGACCTGGCCGGCACGGCCTTTGGAGCCATGGCCaagaagggggaggaggagaagctGCGCAAGGCGGGCATCATCGACATGCAGTTCCGCCGCGTCAAGTGCAAGTACCCGGCCGACACCAAGATCGCCTTCCACGTCGAGAAGGGCTGCAACCCCAACTACCTTGCGCTGCTCGTCAAGTACGCTGCCGGCGACGGCGACATCGTCGATGTCGACATCAAGGAGAAGGGCGCCAAAGAGTACCAGTCCCTGAAGCACTCTTGGGGCGCCATCTGGAGGATGGACACCCCCAAGCCGATCAAGGGCCCCATCTCCATCCGCATCACCAGCGAGGGAGGCAAAACGCTCGAACAGGAGGATGTCATCCCCGAAGGCTGGAAGCCCGACACCCTCTACCCCTCCAAGCTCCAGTTCTGA
- the LOC112878217 gene encoding silicon efflux transporter LSI2, with product MALASVSKVVLGSIAFGVFWVLAVFPSVPFMPIGRTAGALLSAVLMIIFHVISPDDAYASVDLPILGLLFATMVVGTYLKNAGMFKHLGTLLAWKSQGGRDLLCRVCIVTALASALFTNDTCCVVLTEFVLELAAERNLPAKPFLLALASSANIGSSATPIGNPQNLVIAFNSKIPFPKFLLGILPAMLAGMAVNMVMLLCMYWKDLAGTSGPDDKQMEAVEEGLAAASKTPSPSPGQLQLMKSPKLRTNGGGYCSPLMTEDISTKHPWFMQCTEVRRKLFLKSFAYIVTVGMVIAYMVGLNMSWTAITTAIALVVVDFRDAEPCLDKVSYSLLVFFSGMFITVSGFNKTGLPGAIWNFMAPYSKVNSVGGISVLSVIILLLSNLASNVPTVLLMGGEVAAAAALISPAAVTRSWLLLAWVSTVAGNLSLLGSAANLIVCEQARRAPRNAYDLTFWNHIVFGVPSTLIVTAIGIPLIGKINV from the exons atggCTCTCGCATCTGTGTCCAAGGTGGTGCTCGGCTCCATCGCCTTCGGCGTGTTCTGGGTGCTGGCGGTCTTCCCGTCGGTGCCCTTCATGCCCATCGGCCGCACGGCCGGAGCCCTTCTCAGCGCCGTGCTCATGATCATCTTCCACGTGATCAGCCCCGACGACGCCTACGCCTCCGTCGACCTGCCCATCCTCGGCCTGCTCTTCGCCACCATGGTGGTCGGCACCTATCTCAAGAACGCCGGCATGTTCAAGCACCTGGGCACCCTGCTCGCCTGGAAGAGCCAGGGAGGCCGCGACCTGCTCTGCCGCGTCTGCATCGTCACCGCGCTCGCCAGCGCCCTCTTCACCAACGACACCTGCTGCGTCGTGCTCACCGAGTTCGTGCTGGAGCTCGCCGCCGAGCGCAACCTGCCCGCCAAGCCCTTTCTGCTCGCGCTCGCCTCCAGCGCCAACATAGGCTCCAGCGCCACGCCCATCGGCAACCCCCAGAACCTCGTCATCGCCTTCAACAGCAAGATCCCCTTCCCCAAGTTCCTCCTGGGCATCCTGCCCGCCATGCTCGCCGGCATGGCCGTCAACATGGTCATGCTCCTCTGCATGTACTGGAAGGACCTCGCCGGGACCAGCGGCCCTGACGACAAGCAGatggaggccgtcgaggagggCCTGGCGGCGGCGTCAAAGACTCCCTCCCCGTCCCCGGGGCAGCTGCAGCTCATGAAGAGCCCCAAGCTGAGGACCAACGGAGGAGGATACTGCTCGCCGTTGATGACAGAGGACATCTCAACCAAGCACCCCTGGTTCATGCAGTGCACGGAGGTGCGCAGGAAGCTCTTCCTCAAGAGCTTCGCCTACATCGTCACTGTCGGCATGGTGATCGCCTACATGGTTGGGCTTAACATGTCCTGGACCGCCATCACCACCGCCATCGCCCTGGTCGTGGTGGACTTCCGCGACGCCGAGCCGTGCCTGGACAAGGTGTCCTACTCGCTGCTGGTCTTCTTCTCCGGCATGTTCATCACGGTGAGCGGCTTCAACAAGACGGGGCTGCCCGGGGCCATCTGGAACTTCATGGCGCCCTACTCCAAGGTGAACAGCGTCGGCGGCATCTCCGTGCTCTCCGTCATCATCCTCCTGCTCTCCAACCTCGCTTCCAACGTCCCCACCG TGCTGCTGATGGGCGGGGAggtggccgccgcggcggcgctgaTCTCCCCGGCGGCGGTGACGCGATCGTGGCTGCTGCTGGCGTGGGTGAGCACGGTAGCGGGTAACCTATCTCTTCTGGGATCGGCAGCGAACCTGATCGTGTGTGAACAGGCGCGCCGGGCGCCGCGCAACGCTTATGACCTCACCTTCTGGAACCACATCGTCTTCGGCGTCCCCTCCACCCTCATCGTCACCGCCATCGGCATCCCCCTCATCGGCAAGATCAACGTCTAG
- the LOC112877550 gene encoding SKP1-like protein 21 isoform X3, translating into MSESELAVIKPEALKTYIWLQCFDGSIQQVEEEVAMFCPMICREIVKNGTGSSKNHAIALPERVNPASLSLILDYCRFHQVPGRSNKERKSFDEKFVRIDTERLCELTSAADSLQLKPLVDLTSRALARIIEGKTPEEIRDIFHLPDDLTEEEKLEPLKNINDDPRIRLLNRLYAKKRKELQERQKLKDVQVQEEQKDERSLDELLCFINGDGGSGGGKAAKSKKKNKRRKDQAKNPPKADSEPVNKEGAVCVVPRKVDNCNISRLPCQSPDIQDDVEDPFEDADLDDGLDPAMKEELDR; encoded by the exons ATGTCCGAGAGCGAGTTAGCAGTAATAAAACCAGAG GCATTGAagacttatatttggcttcagTGCTTTGATGGTTCCATACAACAAGTGGAGGAGGAGGTTGCGATGTTCTGCCCCATGATATGTCGGGAAATAGTGAAAAATGGCACAGGGTCATCCAAAAATCATGCCATTGCTCTCCCTGAAAGAGTTAATCCGGCCAGTTTGAGTTTAATTCTTGACTACTGTCGGTTTCATCAGGTCCCTGGGCGCTCAAACAAG GAGCGGAAGTCATTTGATGAAAAGTTTGTTAGGATAGACACAGAAAGACTCTGTGAATTGACTTCTGCAGCAGACAGTCTACAGTTAAAGCCACTTGTTGATCTTACTAGTCGAGCTCTTGCTCGAATAATTGAAGGAAAAACACCTGAGGAAATTCGTGACATTTTCCATTTACCAGATGACTTAACAGAG GAAGAGAAATTGGAGCCTCTAAAAAATATAAATGATGATCCTAGGATTCGCTTATTGAACCGATTGTATGCAAAGAAGCGCAAAGAGCTCCAGGAACGCCAGAAGCTAAAG GATGTTCAAGTACAAGAAGAACAAAAAGATGAGAGATCTTTGGATGAGTTACTTTGTTTTATAAACGGAGATGGAG GTTCTGGTGGTGGGAAAGCTGCCAAGAGTAAGAAAAAGAATAAAAGGAGGAAGGATCAAGCTAAGAATCCCCCAAAAGCTGACTCTGAACCTGTAAATAAG GAGGGAGCTGTTTGTGTGGTTCCGCGCAAAGTGGATAATTGCAATATATCTAGACTTCCGTGCCAAAGTCCAGATATACAAGATGATGTCGAGGATCCCTTTGAAGATGCTGACCTCGATGATGGACTTGATCCTGCAATGAAAGAAGAGCTTGATAG GTAG